One stretch of Calditrichota bacterium DNA includes these proteins:
- a CDS encoding molybdopterin molybdotransferase MoeA yields the protein MIAFEGALQIVVEQTPRLPARLVRLDKALGRRLAETIRTPFPLPSFDNSAVDGYALRTADYPTAAGGYPVALNMVGTIRAGDAAEEPLVPGTALRIMTGAPVPPGCDAVVMREDIESGAGLYLSRPPLSGENIRPAGGELSAGVVVAVPGTAVTPPLLGLFASLGLTKVRVYDLPSVAIITTGDELLAPGCRPSRGCIFDSAGPALRAASLNRGLTKVHLTHCSDDPTAMKGALEQSFAHADLVLTTGGVSVGDYDFVIEAAREAGVRELFWKVAMKPGKPLYFGTYDPPDGTRSKLLFGLPGNPVSAMVGFELFVATAINAMAGALNPLPRWFTACLTTHLVKKPGRAEFVRGQLGSDDAGLTATPVVGQDSHMLSGLAAADCLIHFPQAAETLSAGTPVDIFPMNWSHN from the coding sequence GTGATCGCCTTCGAAGGAGCGCTCCAAATAGTCGTCGAACAGACTCCCCGCCTGCCGGCTCGACTCGTGCGCCTCGATAAAGCCCTCGGGCGGAGATTGGCAGAGACGATCCGGACGCCTTTTCCGCTCCCCTCCTTCGACAATTCGGCAGTTGACGGCTATGCGCTGCGAACGGCCGATTACCCGACGGCCGCAGGAGGCTATCCAGTCGCGCTGAACATGGTCGGGACGATCCGGGCTGGCGATGCGGCTGAAGAGCCTCTCGTTCCCGGTACAGCGCTACGGATCATGACTGGAGCGCCGGTACCGCCGGGCTGCGATGCCGTAGTGATGCGGGAGGATATTGAAAGTGGCGCCGGGCTATATTTAAGCCGCCCGCCTCTGTCGGGTGAGAACATCCGCCCGGCCGGTGGGGAGTTATCCGCAGGAGTCGTCGTCGCCGTGCCGGGAACGGCCGTCACTCCGCCGCTTTTGGGACTATTCGCAAGCCTCGGTTTGACGAAGGTGCGAGTCTATGATCTACCCTCGGTCGCCATTATCACTACCGGCGACGAGTTGCTTGCTCCCGGGTGCAGACCGTCGCGAGGATGCATCTTCGACTCGGCCGGTCCGGCGCTGCGCGCGGCATCTTTGAATCGGGGCTTGACCAAGGTGCACCTGACACACTGCAGCGACGACCCAACGGCAATGAAAGGTGCTCTTGAGCAATCATTCGCGCACGCCGATCTGGTCCTGACGACCGGTGGTGTGTCGGTGGGGGATTATGACTTTGTGATTGAAGCGGCTCGTGAAGCCGGCGTCCGGGAACTGTTCTGGAAGGTGGCAATGAAGCCCGGCAAGCCGCTCTACTTCGGCACCTATGACCCGCCTGATGGCACCCGGTCGAAACTGCTGTTCGGGCTGCCTGGCAATCCCGTGTCCGCGATGGTCGGATTCGAACTCTTTGTGGCTACGGCAATAAATGCGATGGCTGGAGCCTTGAATCCATTGCCGCGATGGTTCACCGCGTGTCTCACCACTCATCTCGTCAAGAAGCCCGGTCGCGCCGAATTCGTCAGAGGGCAACTGGGCAGCGACGACGCCGGCCTCACCGCCACCCCTGTTGTCGGGCAGGATTCGCACATGCTCAGCGGCCTTGCAGCGGCGGATTGTCTCATCCATTTTCCACAGGCGGCCGAAACGCTTTCGGCCGGGACCCCTGTTGACATCTTTCCAATGAACTGGAGTCATAATTGA
- a CDS encoding MOSC domain-containing protein — protein sequence MESTGQLLAISVSTRKGVRKTNVGQANIIADWGLEGDVHAGKWHRQVSILAIDSIATMRDLGADVGPGDFAENLTLGGIDIPHCSVGDRIRCGEVLLEVTQIGKECHHRCAIYRQVGDCVMPREGIFARVIEGGRLEVGMAVDYSRRLVESAA from the coding sequence ATAGAATCTACCGGACAACTGCTCGCCATCTCGGTCAGCACCCGCAAGGGAGTCAGGAAGACCAATGTCGGGCAAGCCAATATCATCGCCGATTGGGGGCTGGAGGGCGATGTCCACGCCGGGAAATGGCACCGTCAGGTGAGCATCCTTGCGATAGACTCGATTGCGACGATGCGCGACCTGGGCGCCGATGTCGGACCGGGCGACTTTGCCGAAAACCTGACCCTTGGCGGGATCGACATCCCGCACTGCTCGGTAGGCGACCGCATCCGGTGCGGGGAGGTGCTACTCGAGGTGACGCAAATCGGCAAGGAGTGCCACCACCGCTGCGCGATCTATCGGCAGGTTGGGGATTGTGTCATGCCGCGGGAGGGAATCTTCGCCCGGGTTATCGAAGGCGGGCGATTGGAGGTGGGAATGGCGGTCGATTACTCGCGCCGATTGGTCGAGAGTGCCGCCTGA